In a genomic window of Octopus bimaculoides isolate UCB-OBI-ISO-001 chromosome 25, ASM119413v2, whole genome shotgun sequence:
- the LOC106869073 gene encoding N-alpha-acetyltransferase 25, NatB auxiliary subunit, with protein sequence MASRGNVDVNERRLRTIYECLDLGNNKKAVQEADKLLKKQRDNQCAKVLKALALLHLGRDDESSCILQEVHSLQPTDEATLQGMLICYRETHQFDLIANMYENAYRARPDSEEILSALFMSYVRLGYYKKQHQTAMLLHKLKPTKNPYYFWAVMSIVMQAHTAEDRQQAKSLYLPLAERMTLKYIKEDKIEAEAEIHLYLIILKELEKWQEAIDLLQGPLGEKFTSEIDFRKKEIASLYCKLKEWSKANVAYQALLQENPDDWSFWSQYLTCVTELVKCKKDSNEEDHSESSAHCTIEKAVLFIEKLADENREIERPLRGPYLARLHLLKMFYNDNNDYSDIIGKPADLLKQYFSMFGDKARCFGDMREYITMLGDKDKSQFLTSINEDLRLNMGDNSQEFPQTVKAMQQHMTCLRLERSLGNYEHMPTEDRMSQVKDLLKFYKHGLTLGKDLLATDIQYADTYLLLAMHLLLDIYNQTGDTGVLWQIIAQLEKGLKNSPSNFQIKLLLIRLYCTVGAFGPCTDIYDSMEAKHIINDTLGYVVANHVNRLGHFLSAHMMYNTMLRFFSVNHKEITEYLIPSYKYGTFIKIHEFVQFRERLQNSLQYASAIEESLLLDLVLETCNHNSTEMMLTNMAIDPDVDRTKGEKDLQDNRDFTLLSNWDPPDGQTLKELQEKSFMEEKAWLKLHSYLLRTLIAAIYLGRQPDSSATTTQNGTSAVSKRPMVHVLRDLKQLFQQHVIDCKHYKLPIKYTIHGPYPTRISSYLLQNHHQVFLLMVEHVLYIHLLYENGFDKADEEEEKRIQTTVVSLVDGLVSKHKCSLISEENGKKTWNLTLLENLVLLAETISHITILAAVCHRILKPMKTSWVKKNKKKKELNIPQPKTFENFNNLTASLEKSTHELHKAVTDINPVFKLLNLHHLNLTESISSEEEDVAMEMMMWKRVEESYQQSAHQVTDLLHHKLEYLSSLHL encoded by the exons AATGTTTGGATCTTGGCAACAACAAGAAGGCAGTACAAGAAGCTGATAAGCTGCTCAAAAAACAGAGAGATAACCAATGCGCAAAG GTATTAAAGGCACTGGCACTGCTCCATCTTGGCCGGGATGATGAAAGTTCCTGTATATTACAAGAAGTTCACTCTCTGCAGCCGACAGACGAAGCCACACTTCAAGGCATGTTGATTTGTTATCGAGAGACTCACCAAT TTGATCTGATTGCCAACATGTACGAGAATGCATACAGAGCCCGGCCAGACAGTGAAGAGATTCTATCTGCCCTGTTCATGTCTTACGTCCGTCTAGgatattacaagaaacagcatCAAACAGCAATGCTCCTTCACAAGTTGAAGCCCACCAAGAACCCTTATTACTTCTGGGCAGTGATGAGTATTGTCATGCAG GCCCACACAGCTGAAGACAGACAACAGGCCAAGTCACTCTATCTTCCTCTGGCAGAACGGATGACTTTAAAGTATATCAAAGAAGACAAAATTGAAGCTGAAGCAG AGATTCACCTTTATCTGATTATATTGAAAGAATTGGAGAAGTGGCAGGAAGCTATAGATTTGTTGCAGGGACCACTTGGAG AAAAATTCACAAGTGAGATTGATTTTCGGAAAAAGGAAATTGCAAGTTTGTATTGTAAATTAAAAGAATGGTCCAAAGCCAACGTAGCCTACCAAGCCTTGTTACAAGAGAA CCCAGATGATTGGAGCTTCTGGAGTCAGTATTTAACGTGTGTCACAGAACTTGTCAAGTGTAAAAAAGACAGCAACGAAGAAGACCACAG tGAGTCGTCTGCTCATTGCACAATAGAAAAAGCCGTCTTGTTTATTGAGAAACTTGCTGATGAAAATCGAGAGATTGAACGGCCTCTCAGAGGTCCCTACCTCGCTCGCTTACATCTCCTCAAGATGTTTTACAATGATAACAACGATTACTCAGATATTATTG gtAAACCAGCAGACTTACTGAAGCAGTATTTTAGTATGTTCGGTGATAAGGCGCGATGTTTCGGTGACATGCGTGAATATATAACAATGTTGGGTGATAAGGACAAAAGTCAG TTTTTGACTTCAATCAACGAAGATTTACGTTTAAACATGGGTGATAACTCACAGGAATTTCCTCAAACT gtGAAAGCAATGCAACAACACATGACCTGTCTACGTCTAGAGCGGAGTCTAGGTAACTATGAACACATGCCGACCGAAGACAGGATGTCACAGGTGAAAGATCTCCTCAAATTTTATAAACATGGTCTCACACTCG GTAAAGATCTTCTGGCCACTGATATTCAGTATGCAGACACCTATCTTCTTCTTGCAATGCATCTGTTGTTGGACATTTATAACCAAACAG GTGATACAGGTGTGTTATGGCAGATCATAGCTCAGCTGGAGAAAGGACTCAAGAATTCCCCGTCAAATTTCCAGATCAAATTACTCTTGATACGACTCTATTGCACGGTTG gTGCATTTGGTCCCTGTACAGATATTTATGATAGCATGGAGGCTAAACATATAATTAACGATACTTTAGG TTATGTTGTTGCCAACCATGTTAATCGGTTGGGACATTTCCTCTCAGCACACATGATGTACAACACCATGCTTCGATTCTTCTCTGTCAACCATAAAGAG ATCACAGAATACCTCATCCCTTCGTATAAGTATGGAACATTTATTAAG ATCCATGAATTTGTCCAGTTCCGAGAGCGACTTCAGAATTCCTTGCAGTACGCTTCAGCCATCGAAGAGAGTTTGTTATTAGACTTGGTGCTGGAGACCTGCAA CCACAACAGTACAGAAATGATGTTAACGAATATGGCAATTGATCCAGACGTTG atCGGACGAAAGGAGAGAAAGATTTACAGGACAACAGAGATTTCACATTACTTAGTAATTGGGACCCTCCAGATGG ACAGACATTGAAAGAACTACAAGAGAAGTCTTTTATGGAGGAG AAAGCCTGGCTGAAGTTACACAGTTACCTGCTGCGTACGTTGATAGCAGCGATCTACTTGGGTCGTCAGCCTGACAGTAGTGCTACCACTACACAGAATGGTACCAGTGCTGTTAGTAAGAGACCAATGGTGCATGTTTTGAGAGACCTTAAGCAATTATTTCAACAACATGTCATCGACTGTAAACATTACAAACTACCCATCAAG tACACCATCCATGGACCCTATCCGACACGGATATCTTCGTATCTCCTACAAAACCATCACCAAGTATTCCTGCTAATGGTCGAGCATGTTCTTTATATTCACCTCTTGTACGAGAACGGTTTCG acaaagcagatgaagaggaagaaaaaagaattcaGACAACTGTAGTATCTCTCGTTGATG GTCTGGTGTCTAAGCACAAATGTAGTTTAATCAGTGAAGAGAATGGTAAGAAAACATGGAACCTTACTTTACTGGAAAATCTTGTGCTTTTAGCTGAG ACCATCTCACATATTACCATTCTGGCAGCTGTCTGCCATCGTATATTGAAACCCATGAAGACATCTTGggtgaagaagaacaaaaagaagaaagaattaaatatacCCCAG CCGAAGACTTTTGAAAATTTCAACAACCTAACAGCAAGCCTGGAAAAGTCAACACATGAACTCCATAAAGCTGTCACAGATATTAATCCAGTGTTTAAGTTATTGAATTTACATCATCTCAACTTGACTGAGAGTATCTCTTCGGAAGAg GAGGACGTTGCCATGGAGATGATGATGTGGAAGAGAGTTGAAGAGAGCTATCAACAGTCTGCTCACCAAGTCACGGACCTTTTACATCACAAGCTGGAGTACCTCAGTTCTCTGCATCTCTGa